Proteins co-encoded in one Aspergillus luchuensis IFO 4308 DNA, chromosome 6, nearly complete sequence genomic window:
- a CDS encoding NAD(P)-dependent alcohol dehydrogenase (COG:Q;~EggNog:ENOG410PMH2;~InterPro:IPR013154,IPR013149,IPR002328,IPR036291, IPR011032,IPR029752,IPR020843;~PFAM:PF00107,PF08240;~go_function: GO:0008270 - zinc ion binding [Evidence IEA];~go_function: GO:0016491 - oxidoreductase activity [Evidence IEA];~go_process: GO:0055114 - oxidation-reduction process [Evidence IEA]) encodes MGYDFTVFKGSKDGSIQKATTHRDDLQRDQVLVRLTHSGVCFTDVHYQHADMALGHEGAGVVEEIGPEVHGLRKGDRVGWGYQHDCCGRCAQCLTGWETMCPERQMYGSANLDQGSFATHAVWRESFLFKIPDGISNEDSAPLMCGGSTVWNALHVGGVKPTSRVGIVGIGGLGHLAIQFAAKMGCDVVVFSGSDNKREEALKLGAKEFYATKGAKELKIGKPLNNLIVSTSSQPDWKLYVNVLAPGAVISPLSVDSEDFKFPYMGLLANGLRVQGSIVAARQVHRDMLDFAALHGVKPILMKYPLSVDGVNDAIKTLEGGKMRYRGVLVVE; translated from the coding sequence CAACGCGACCAAGTCCTCGTCCGTCTCACTCACTCCGGCGTCTGCTTCACCGATGTCCACTACCAGCACGCAGACATGGCCCTAGGCCACGAAGGTGCCGGCGTTGTCGAAGAAATCGGCCCTGAAGTCCACGGACTGCGTAAAGGCGATCGCGTCGGCTGGGGCTACCAACATGACTGCTGCGGTCGATGCGCTCAGTGCCTAACTGGTTGGGAGACAATGTGCCCGGAGCGACAGATGTACGGAAGTGCCAACCTCGACCAGGGGTCATTTGCCACGCATGCTGTGTGGCGCGAGTCGTTCTTGTTCAAGATCCCTGATGGAATTTCCAACGAGGACTCCGCGCCGCTGATGTGTGGTGGCTCGACAGTGTGGAATGCATTGCACGTGGGTGGTGTTAAGCCGACGTCGCGGGTTGGTATTGTTGGCATTGGCGGGTTAGGGCACTTGGCTATCCAGTTTGCGGCGAAGATGGGCTGCGATGTTGTTGTCTTCTCTGGGAGTGATaataagagagaagaggcGCTAAAGCTGGGTGCGAAGGAGTTCTATGCCACCAAGGGCGCGAAGGAATTGAAGATTGGGAAGCCATTGAACAATCTGATTGTTAGCACGAGTAGCCAGCCGGACTGGAAGCTCTACGTTAATGTTCTTGCTCCTGGAGCGGTTATTTCGCCGTTGTCGGTGGATAGTGAGGATTTCAAGTTCCCGTATATGGGCCTCTTGGCGAACGGATTGCGTGTGCAAGGCTCTATTGTTGCAGCCAGGCAGGTGCATAGGGATATGCTTGATTTTGCGGCGCTTCACGGTGTGAAGCCTATTTTGATGAAGTATCCTCTGAGCGTGGATGGCGTGAACGATGCCATAAAAACACTGGAGGGCGGAAAGATGAGATACCGTGGGGTCCTGGTTGTGGAGTAG
- a CDS encoding uncharacterized protein (COG:S;~EggNog:ENOG410PXTD), translating into MSTANLRPVEGYDKLAAFIEADPGLAIFRRFTKLNFKSILYYQAEIANLEEELDFLIQDDKDSQDEKKQLYPFSVRDLKEGNPTQWSKFQEARDLMEKFNHAIIQQRELMRLSTPDKCDLNVLREWLDRPEGGNMFFETAAEMDVYHKRNDGDMIALFSRHEGVDNLTRLIFNRVVPWFHKRWGEKYEVRAFLGLCLPSES; encoded by the exons ATGTCAACCGCTAACCTCCGTCCCGTTGAAGGATACGACAAACTCGCCGCGTTCATAGAAGCCGACCCGGGCCTAGCGATTTTCCGACGTTTCACAAAGCTCAATTTTAAAAGTATTCTCTATTACCAAGCAGAGATAGCGAACCTCGAAGAGGAGCTCGACTTTCTCATTCAGGATGACAAGGACTCACaggacgagaagaagcagctgtatCCCTTCTCCGTACGGGACCTAAAAGAGGGAAATCCTACGCAATGGTCGAAATTTCAAGAAGCGCGGGATTTGATGGAAAAGTTTA ACCATGCTATCATTCAACAACGGGAGCTCATGCGCCTCAGCACGCCAGATAAATGTGACCTGAACGTGCTTCGAGAGTGGCTTGACCGGCCTGAAGGCGGAAATATGTTCTTCGAAACAGCCGCCGAGATGGACGTCTACCACAAACGGAACGATGGTGACATGATCGCCCTTTTTAGCAGACATGAAGGTGTCGATAATCTCACTCGACTGATCTTCAATCGAGTCGTCCCCTGGTTTCATAAGCGCTGGGGTGAGAAATATGAAGTAAGGGCTTTTCTTGGGTTATGTCTTCCATCAGAGAGCTAA